The DNA segment GGACCCTACACCGCCAGCAGTCGGGGGAGTGGCGCGCGGTGGGCGAGGTACCGAACCCGGACGAGACGCTCCACGGACGGTACGTCAACCTCACGTGGTACGACCCCGGGCGACGATAGCCCGACCGCACTCGAACCACCGACCGCGCTCGACGCGTGAGGACGGGAGTTCGAGAGGAGCGTCGAAATCGAGATTCGGGAGCGTCCTCCCGGCCCTCCCAGAGCGGCGCGACCGGGATTCCGGGGTCCTTACATCCGCGAGCAGGGTCCGGTCCCACCATTTATCACCGATACTGCGGAACCGTCGAGCGTGCAGACGTTCCTCACCCTCGCCCACGAGTACGAAACCGACCTCCCGGCGCCGTACGACGGCGGCGTCCGGACGCCGCCGTCGTACGTCGAACACTTTCTGCGAGAGTACTCAGAGGCGGGCGACACGGTGCTCGACCCCTTCGCCGGGTTCGGGACGACGCTGGTCGTCGCCGAGCGACTGGACCGGGAGGCCTGGGGCGTCGAGTTCGAACCGGACCGCGTCGACTACGTCCGCGGGCGGGTCGACAACCCCGAGCGCGTCGTCCACGGCGACGCACTCGACCTGTCGAGCGCCGACGTGCCGGCGTTCGACTGTTGTCTCACCTCGCCGCCGTTCATGGTCGCGGGGATGACCGAGAACCCCTTCGAGAACTACGCGGGCGAGAGCGACTACGCGACCTATCTCGACGACCTCGAAACCGTCTTCGGGCGACTCGCCGCGCTCGCGGCCGACGACGCCCGCCTGCTCGTCGACGTCTCGAACATGAAACACGAGGGCGGCGTGACGACGCTCGCCTGGGACGTCGCCGACGCCGCCAGGTCGCACTTCCGCTTCGAGGGTGAGGTCGTCGTCGGCTGGGAGGGCGACGGACGGGCCGAAACCGAGGGTTCCTACGGCTACGGCTACGACCACAGCTACTGTCTGGTGTTCGGCGCCGAGTCGTAGAACGAGATTCCGCCGTCGCTCAAACCTCGTACTCGTCCTCGCGGAACTGGACGTACTTGCTCTTGCGGTACTTGCGCTTGGTGTGCTTGTACTTGGTCACGAGTTTCGCGCCGCCCAGACCCGCCTTGACGTTCCACTTCAGCACGTTCTTCTCGCGCCTGCTGGCGAGGATGTCGGCGGCCATCTCGAACGTCCGGTCCCAGTCGTCGGGACCGTAGTCGGCGACGATGTCGGCGAACGAGACGTTCCGGACGATTTCGTCGCCGATGGCCGCCTTCCACTGGTCGTTGTAGGCGTCCAAGTTGCCGGTCGCCGCGAGGTCGCCGGCGATTTTGCCGGTCCGGGCCGCGACGTGGTAGCCGCCCTCGTGGAACGCCGAGGTGGTCCCCATCGCGCCGCCGACCACCGCGATGCCGGCCTTCGTCGGCGAGTCGATGGGGCGCGTCGAGGAGATGGGGTAAGTTTCGGTGCCCGCGCTCTTGCCGCGACCCTCGACCAGCGGGAAGTCCGAGAGGTCGTACTCGTCGCCGTAGAGGTGCTCCAGCAGGCGCTCGACGTACTCGCCGCCCCGCGGGATACGCTCGTCGTCGGGCCGGAGGAGCGCGTACTTCTCGCGGTCGGGAATCTCCGCGAGGTCCATCCCGATGGGCATCGTGAGGCCGACGCGGGCGACCCGACCGTCGTTCGGGAATATCCACGGGTAGGCGGTTTCGCCGGGCATCGCGCCCCACCAGAACTTCAGCGCGTGGGGGTCGAACAGTTCCTCGGGGAACTCCCGGTACTCCTGGTAGGCGATGTGGTTCGCCCGGTTCGGCGCCATGACCTCCGAAATCTTGCGGTCGTCCGGGGAGAACCGGTCGAGCACGCGCATGGTGACCTGGCGCTGGGGGCCGTCGGCCAGGACGAGGTACTCCGCCTCGACGTCCTCGCCGGACGACAGGATCAGCGTGTGGGTGTGTCCGCCCGAGAGGTCGGTTTCGACGTCGGTGACGCCGACGCCGACGCGGTACTCCGCGCCGGCGGCCTCAGCCTCCTCGCGGAGCCAGTCGTCCATCCGGGCGCGGTGGAAGGTGAACCCGAACTTGTCGTAGGACGACTCGATGCCGGTCGACTTCATCGTGAACGACTCGTTGGGACCGTAGAACTCGGTGCGGTCGAGTTCCCGGAGGACGACGTGGTCGGGAATCTCCTCGAAGGAGACGTCGAATATCTCCAGCCAGTAGTCGAGCATCCCGGCGGCGTCCGTCGAATCCGGTCCGAGTTCCTCGCGGTCGGCCCGGGGGACGCCCTTCTCCACGAGGAGCACGTCGGCTCCCCGTTCTGCGGCCTGCCGCGCGGCGGACATCCCGGCGGGCCCGCCGCCGACGACGGCAACGTCGACTCGCTTCATACCCCTACGCTTCCGCGCGGGCTAATAAATGCTTGACCTTCCGAATCCGTGATGAGACGAGGCGGATTTTTGAACGCCCGCGCCGGTATCGAACCGGAGCGGCGCCCCGGCGGACGGTTCGCGAGACGGGCTAACTTGCGCCGGTCGAAGCATAAGTGACGGGCCGGCGTAGTCGCGTTCCATGACGCGACGCCTACGAGTTGCGACCGTCGGCGCGGTCCTCCTCCTCGTCCTCCTCGCGCAGGTCGGCCCCACTCTCGCTGGCGGGCCGACCGTCGAAGCGAGGCCGTCCGGGAACGAAACGCCCGCCCAGCAGACCCCGGGCGTGGACTCGGTGGCCGAGGTCGAGGCGTTCGTCGACGCTCAGATGGCCCAGGACCTCCGAGAGCACCGCGTCTCGGGCGCGACCATCTCGGTGGTCAAGGACGGCGAACTCCTGTTCGCGGAGGGGTACGGCTACGCCGACCGGGCCAACCGGACGCCGGTGGTGGCGAACCGGACGCTGTTTCGAATCGGGTCGGTGTCGAAGCTGTTCGTCTGGACCGCCGCGATGCAACAGATTCAGCGCGGCAACATCGACCCGGACGCCGACGTGAACCGGTACCTCGACGACGTCCACATCCCCCGGACATACGGCGAACCGGTCACGATGGAACACCTCGCGACCCACACGCCCGGTTTCGAAGACCGGTTGGCCGGCGTCGCGGTCGAGTCGCCCGCCGACGTGAAACCGCTCGGCGAGGCGCTCGAAGACCCGCCCGCCCGCGTCCGCCCGCCGGGCGTCGTCACCTCCTACTCGAACTACGGCGCGGCGTTGGCCGGGCACGTCGTCGCCCGGCGAGCGAACACCACCTTCGACCGCTACATCGAGCGGCGCATCTTCCGCCCGCTGGAGATGCGCCACAGCACCTTCGAACAGCCGGTTCCTTCCGCCGTGCCGGGCACGCTCTCGAAGGGCTACAGCTACCGGAACGGCCGGTTCGTCGCCGAGGAGTTCGAAGCCGTCGGCATCCCGCCCGCAGGGTCGATGAGCGCGACCGCGACCGATGTCGCGAAGTTCATGACCGCCCACCTCCAGGGCGGCCGGTACGGCGACTCGCGTATCCTCTCCGAGTCCGCCGCCCGGCGGATGCACCGCCAGCACTTCGCCAACCACCCCGCGCTGAACGGCGTGGCCTTCGGCTTCTACGAGGAGAGCACCAACGGTGTGCGGATCATCGGCCACGGCGGCGACACCACGCAGTTCCACTCGGGGCTGTGGCTGTTCCCCGAGCGCGACCTCGGCGTGTTCGTCTCCTACAACAGTGTCGGCGGGGCCGCGGCGCGCCAGGACTTCTTCGAGAACTTCACCGACCGGTTCTTCCCGGCCGACGGGACCGCCAGTCCGCCGCCGGTCGAGGGCGACGCGGCCGCCGCCAACACGATCGCCCCGAACGCGGCCGCCGACGGCGGGCAGGCCGGACCGCCGCTGTCGGCCTTCGCCGGCACGTACCGCACGACCAGAATCCCGTACACGACCTTCGAGAAGGTGGTCGTGCTGAACCGCGACGTGAGCGTGCGCGCCGCCGGCAACGGAACCCTGGTCGCCGAGACGCCGCTCGGCGAGAGTAGGCGATTCCGGCGGGTCGCGCCGACGGTGTTCCAGGCCGTGGATGGCGACGCCCGAATCGCCTTCCGGGTCGAGGACGGCCGGGGGTCGTACCTCTTCTTCGACGCGGTGCCGGTCCAGAGCTTCGAGCGGGTCGCGTGGTGGGAGTCCACGCAGGTCCAGTTCGCGCTCCTTGGAGGGGCCGCCCTCCTATTGCTCACCGGCATCCTGGGCTGGCCGGTGCTGGCGGCCCGCCGGGCGTGGCACGGCGGACCCCCGCCGGCCGACGGTCCCCGGGCCGCCCGGTGGCTCTCCGGCACCGCCGGCCTCGTCGGCCTCGGCTTCGTCGTCGGCTTCGGCGCGCTGCTCGCGACCGACCCCACGAGCGTCCTCTTCCGCTCTGCGGTCGTCGAGGCGCTGTTCGTCGCGCCGGCCGTGGCCGCCGCGATGGCGGTTGGCGCGGTGGTGTTCGCGGCGCTAGCGTGGAAGAACCGCTACTGGGGGCTCGTCGGGCGACTCCACTACACGCTGCTGGCGGTGGTGCTCGTCGTCCTCTGCTGGCAGTTGTCGTACTGGAACCTGCTCGGCGCGGCGTTCTGAACCGAGTCACTTTTTCGACCCCGAAGCGCCGGTCGCAGAGATGCGCCGAAAACCGGGAAGGTTGAGGCCCCGGCGAGCGCACGTGACCCCATGTCCGACGCGGATACCGACGCGATAACCGTCGAACGAACCGACGGCGCGACCCGAATCGCCATCGAACGCGCCGACCGACACAACACGCTGGACCGCGCGACCGCCGCCGAGTTGCAGGCGGCCGTCGAGTCGGTCGTCGACGACCCCGAAGTCAGGTGTCTCGTGCTCACCGGCGCAGAGGGCGTCTTCTGCACCGGCGCCGACCTCGCGACGCTCGAAGGCAACCCCGAGGACGCCCGCCGCCTGCGAGGGATAGCGACCCGACTTCACGCCGCGGTGGACCACCTCGCGGGCGCGCGCAAACCGGTCGTCGCCGGGGTGAACGGCGTGGCCGCGGGCGGCGGACTCGGACTCGCGCTGTGCGCCGACGTGGTGGTCGCCGCCGAGTCGGCCCGCTTCGAGTTCGCCTACCCGCGCATCGGCCTCTCGGGCGACGGCGGGTCGACGTACTTCCTGCCCCGACTCGTCGGCCTCCGGAAGGCCAAGGAGATCGCGCTGCTCGACGAACCGATTCCTGCCGACGAGGCCGCGGAACTGGGATTGGCGACCGAGTGCGTGGCCGACGACGAGTTCGACGACCGCCTCGCCGAACTCGCGGCGACGCTCGCTGACGGGCCAACCCGCGCCCACGGCGCGACCAAGCGCCTGCTGGAGGCGAGCTTCGGCCGCCGGCTCTCGGCCCAACTCGCCGCCGAAACCGACGCCATCACGCGACTGGCGACGACCGACGACTTCGAGCGGGGCCTCGCGGCGTTCTTCGAGGACGGCGACCCGGAGTTCCGCGGGGAGTAGCCGCGGACGCCGGTCGTCCCGGCGGACACGCGCACGGTGATTTACTACCCCCGAACGAGAAGCGAGACGTATGAGCGACAACCAAGCGCCCGACGTCCTCGTTCTTCGCAAGAGCACCCACGGCATGCCGGTTTCGGCGTACGCCGACGAACTCCGCGAGCGACTCCCCGACAAGACCGTCTCGGTCGCCCGAACCCCGAGAGAGGAGCGCGAACTCGCCGCGGAGGCCTCGGTCGTCACCGGGATGGAGATAGACGACGAACTGCTGGCGACGCTGGAGAACGCGAGACTGTTCGCCTGCGCCTACGCCGGGACGGGCCACCTGCCCCTCGACGCGCTCGAGTCCCGGGGCATCGCGGTGACGAACGCCTCGGGCGTCCACGGGCCGAACATCGCCGAGCACGTCGTCGGCAACCTGCTGGTGTTCGCCCGGCGTCTCCACGAGGGGTGGCGCCGCCAGCAGCGCCGTGAGTGGCGCCACTTCCGGGCCCACGAACTCTCGGGCAAGACCGTCACCGTGGTCGGCCTGGGCGCCATCGGCCACTCCGTCGTCGAGCGCCTGAAGGGGTTCGACGTCGACACCATCGGCGTTCGCTACACGCCCAAGAAAGGCGGGCCAACCGACGAGGTGGTCGGTTTCGACGAGGACGACTTCCACGGCGCGCTCGCCCGGACGGACTACCTCGCGCTGGCCTGCCCGCTGACCGAAACCACTCGGGGGCTAGTCGGCGAGGCGGAACTCAAGACCCTGCCGCCCGAGGCCGTACTGGTCAACGTCGCCCGCGGACAGGTCGTCGACACCGATGCGCTGGTGTGGGCGCTCCGGGGCAACCAGCTCCGCGGGGCGGCGCTGGACGTGACCGACCCCGAACCGCTCCCGGAGGACCACCCGCTCTGGAACCTCGAGAACTGCCTCGTCACGCCCCACTGTTCGGGCCACACGCCCGAGTACTACGCCAGGCTGGCCGACATCGTCGCCGAGAACGTCCGGCGACTGGAGGACGGCGAGGAGTTGCAGAATCGAGTCGTCTGAGAGCAGACCGGGCTGGCTTCCCGATACCGTCTTCGAGTCACGGCGCGCGCTGGCGTGCCCTCGTGGCACGCCTTCTTCGTGCGAGGGATGATCGAGTGAGTGCCGGAGGCACGAACGAGAGAATCGGCTGGGGAGGCGTGTGGCCGTGGCGGTGCGGTAGTCACACCAGTAAGTCGAAGATGCGACCGAGGCGAGTCGCGACGCGACTTGCCTCGGTCGCGTGTCCTTTTTTGGTCCAGCTTTTTTCGAGGAGTGGTAGCTGAAGCGCCCAAAGGGCGCTTCAGCGATCCGACGACAAAAAAAGGTGGGCTAGATCCAGCCTTCGCTCTGGAGCAGTTCGCCGTTCAGCACCGCCGCGCCCGCCGCCCCGCGAATCGTGTTGTGCGCCAGGCAGTTGTACTGGACGCCCGCGGGCGTCTCTTGAACGCCGCCGGCCGCGACCGCCATTCCGCCGCCCAGCGTGCGGTCGAGTCGCGGCTGGGGTCGGCTCGGGTCCTCGAACACCTCGATGAGCGGGTCGGGCGAACTCGGCAGGTCGAGGCTCTCGACAGCGCCGAAGGCGTCCTCGACGTCGGCAGCGGTGACGTCGTCGCGCATCTCGGCCCAGACGTTCTCCAGGTGGCCGTCGATGGTCGGCACGCGGTTGCACGACGCCGACACCTCGGCGTCGTGGAGCGACAGTTCGGCGCCGTCGAACTGCCCGAGGAGTTTGCGGGACTCGGTCTCCATCTTCTCCTCCTCGCCGCCGATGTGCGGGATGACGTTGTCGATTATCTCCATCGAGGAGACGCCCGAATAGCCCGCGCCCGAGACCGCCTGGAGCGTCGAGACGTGGACGCGTTCCAGGCCGAACTGGTCGAGCGCGGCGAGGGTGGGCACCATCGTGATGGTCGAACAGTTGGGGTTCTTGACCACCGCGCCGTCCCACCCGCGCTCGTCGCGCTGGACTTCGAGCAGGTCGAGGTGGCCCGGATTTATCTCGGGGATGACGAGCGGGACGTCTTCGGCCATCCGGTCGTTCGAGGAGTTCGACGAGAGGACGTAACCCGCCTCCGCGAAGCCGGGTTCGACCTCGGCCGCGACGCCCGAGGGGAGCGAGGAGAACAGCAGGTCGACGTCGTCGGGCACCGACTCGGGGTCGGTCGCCCGCACCGTCAGGTCCGCCACCGAGGCCGGAATCGGAGCGTCGACCCGCCACTTGGCCGCCTCGCTGTACGGTTTGCCCTCGCTCTCCTCACTGGCGGTCACGGCCGCGAGTTCGAATTCGGGGTGTCCGTCGAGTAGTTGGATGCATCGCTGGCCTACTGCACCGGTCGCTCCGAGTACGCCGACACGTACGGTCATGGTACTCGGTGACTGGCCCTGCGGTAGCAAAACGGTTTGGATACCCCCATCTTTGTCCTCCACCTTTTGCTGCGGTCGAACTCGCGCCTGCGGCGCGAGTTCTCCCTGGCAAAATCTGGACCAAAACCGCGGTGCTCCCTCTGCGGGGCCGCTTCGCGGCCCCGCTTCGGTCCGCGCCGCGTCCGCTCGCTCACTGCGTTCGCTCGCGGCGCGACTGCTGGTACTCACCGCCGGGGGAAGCGACGCTTGCTGGAACTGAAGGCTGGACGCTTCCCGACGCTGTTCATCGAATTGGTCCGCCGATACCACCTTCTGTTTCGCCCGGCCGGCCTCGTGCGGTGGCACTCCGTTTCCCTCCGAGAGCGAACGCAGTGAGCGAGCGGGCCAAGGAACCACCTTCCGTCACGGGAGCGGCGGCTTTGCCGCCGCTCCCGTGACGGAAGGTGGTGACGCAGTGCTTTTGGTCCAGATTTTGTCAGCGAAACAACTCGGCCGCCGACGGCGGCCGAGTTGCTGAGCGCAGCAAAAGGTGGTTTCTACTTCTTGTGCGTGACGTAGCCCGCGATGCG comes from the Halorussus vallis genome and includes:
- a CDS encoding D-2-hydroxyacid dehydrogenase, whose amino-acid sequence is MSDNQAPDVLVLRKSTHGMPVSAYADELRERLPDKTVSVARTPREERELAAEASVVTGMEIDDELLATLENARLFACAYAGTGHLPLDALESRGIAVTNASGVHGPNIAEHVVGNLLVFARRLHEGWRRQQRREWRHFRAHELSGKTVTVVGLGAIGHSVVERLKGFDVDTIGVRYTPKKGGPTDEVVGFDEDDFHGALARTDYLALACPLTETTRGLVGEAELKTLPPEAVLVNVARGQVVDTDALVWALRGNQLRGAALDVTDPEPLPEDHPLWNLENCLVTPHCSGHTPEYYARLADIVAENVRRLEDGEELQNRVV
- a CDS encoding NAD(P)/FAD-dependent oxidoreductase, coding for MKRVDVAVVGGGPAGMSAARQAAERGADVLLVEKGVPRADREELGPDSTDAAGMLDYWLEIFDVSFEEIPDHVVLRELDRTEFYGPNESFTMKSTGIESSYDKFGFTFHRARMDDWLREEAEAAGAEYRVGVGVTDVETDLSGGHTHTLILSSGEDVEAEYLVLADGPQRQVTMRVLDRFSPDDRKISEVMAPNRANHIAYQEYREFPEELFDPHALKFWWGAMPGETAYPWIFPNDGRVARVGLTMPIGMDLAEIPDREKYALLRPDDERIPRGGEYVERLLEHLYGDEYDLSDFPLVEGRGKSAGTETYPISSTRPIDSPTKAGIAVVGGAMGTTSAFHEGGYHVAARTGKIAGDLAATGNLDAYNDQWKAAIGDEIVRNVSFADIVADYGPDDWDRTFEMAADILASRREKNVLKWNVKAGLGGAKLVTKYKHTKRKYRKSKYVQFREDEYEV
- the asd gene encoding aspartate-semialdehyde dehydrogenase; this translates as MTVRVGVLGATGAVGQRCIQLLDGHPEFELAAVTASEESEGKPYSEAAKWRVDAPIPASVADLTVRATDPESVPDDVDLLFSSLPSGVAAEVEPGFAEAGYVLSSNSSNDRMAEDVPLVIPEINPGHLDLLEVQRDERGWDGAVVKNPNCSTITMVPTLAALDQFGLERVHVSTLQAVSGAGYSGVSSMEIIDNVIPHIGGEEEKMETESRKLLGQFDGAELSLHDAEVSASCNRVPTIDGHLENVWAEMRDDVTAADVEDAFGAVESLDLPSSPDPLIEVFEDPSRPQPRLDRTLGGGMAVAAGGVQETPAGVQYNCLAHNTIRGAAGAAVLNGELLQSEGWI
- a CDS encoding serine hydrolase domain-containing protein produces the protein MTRRLRVATVGAVLLLVLLAQVGPTLAGGPTVEARPSGNETPAQQTPGVDSVAEVEAFVDAQMAQDLREHRVSGATISVVKDGELLFAEGYGYADRANRTPVVANRTLFRIGSVSKLFVWTAAMQQIQRGNIDPDADVNRYLDDVHIPRTYGEPVTMEHLATHTPGFEDRLAGVAVESPADVKPLGEALEDPPARVRPPGVVTSYSNYGAALAGHVVARRANTTFDRYIERRIFRPLEMRHSTFEQPVPSAVPGTLSKGYSYRNGRFVAEEFEAVGIPPAGSMSATATDVAKFMTAHLQGGRYGDSRILSESAARRMHRQHFANHPALNGVAFGFYEESTNGVRIIGHGGDTTQFHSGLWLFPERDLGVFVSYNSVGGAAARQDFFENFTDRFFPADGTASPPPVEGDAAAANTIAPNAAADGGQAGPPLSAFAGTYRTTRIPYTTFEKVVVLNRDVSVRAAGNGTLVAETPLGESRRFRRVAPTVFQAVDGDARIAFRVEDGRGSYLFFDAVPVQSFERVAWWESTQVQFALLGGAALLLLTGILGWPVLAARRAWHGGPPPADGPRAARWLSGTAGLVGLGFVVGFGALLATDPTSVLFRSAVVEALFVAPAVAAAMAVGAVVFAALAWKNRYWGLVGRLHYTLLAVVLVVLCWQLSYWNLLGAAF
- a CDS encoding enoyl-CoA hydratase/isomerase family protein, translated to MSDADTDAITVERTDGATRIAIERADRHNTLDRATAAELQAAVESVVDDPEVRCLVLTGAEGVFCTGADLATLEGNPEDARRLRGIATRLHAAVDHLAGARKPVVAGVNGVAAGGGLGLALCADVVVAAESARFEFAYPRIGLSGDGGSTYFLPRLVGLRKAKEIALLDEPIPADEAAELGLATECVADDEFDDRLAELAATLADGPTRAHGATKRLLEASFGRRLSAQLAAETDAITRLATTDDFERGLAAFFEDGDPEFRGE
- a CDS encoding DNA methyltransferase, with amino-acid sequence MQTFLTLAHEYETDLPAPYDGGVRTPPSYVEHFLREYSEAGDTVLDPFAGFGTTLVVAERLDREAWGVEFEPDRVDYVRGRVDNPERVVHGDALDLSSADVPAFDCCLTSPPFMVAGMTENPFENYAGESDYATYLDDLETVFGRLAALAADDARLLVDVSNMKHEGGVTTLAWDVADAARSHFRFEGEVVVGWEGDGRAETEGSYGYGYDHSYCLVFGAES